One segment of Paenibacillus sp. FSL R7-0337 DNA contains the following:
- a CDS encoding class I SAM-dependent methyltransferase, protein MYREIEVKDFLPVLLEQLKFSESILDIGSGTGTLLERYEAAVVLGLDIHRPYLLHRKYKAPHIIPVHADAGHIDKLFLPGTFSAVTLIDSLEHFSMSEGKELLRKAELIAANRVVVFTPRGFFPQEGKDHFNLHGEYYQKHWSGWEPEDFLKLGYAVTVLKGFHHAENPSFREAFGENHAPLDALLACKTV, encoded by the coding sequence ATGTACCGGGAAATCGAAGTGAAAGACTTCCTGCCGGTCCTGCTGGAGCAGTTGAAATTCTCCGAGAGTATACTGGATATCGGCAGCGGTACCGGTACGCTGCTGGAGCGGTATGAAGCCGCAGTGGTGCTGGGGCTGGATATCCACAGGCCTTATCTGCTGCACCGCAAATACAAGGCTCCCCATATCATTCCGGTTCATGCCGATGCCGGTCATATCGATAAGCTGTTCCTGCCGGGAACCTTCTCAGCGGTCACTCTGATTGATTCGCTGGAGCATTTCTCGATGAGTGAAGGCAAGGAGCTGCTGCGTAAGGCGGAGCTCATCGCTGCGAACCGTGTCGTCGTATTTACACCGCGGGGCTTCTTCCCGCAGGAGGGGAAGGACCATTTCAATCTGCATGGAGAGTACTACCAGAAGCACTGGAGCGGATGGGAGCCTGAGGACTTTCTGAAGCTGGGCTACGCTGTAACTGTACTGAAGGGCTTTCACCATGCGGAGAATCCTTCATTCCGGGAAGCCTTCGGTGAGAATCACGCGCCGCTGGACGCCCTGCTCGCCTGCAAGACTGTATAA
- a CDS encoding glycosyltransferase codes for MKPRVSVVIPFYNCPYIEQALQSAMSQSWQPYEIIVVDDGSTLHAERITPYLPYIHYLGKANGGTASALNHGIRHATGDYVVWLSSDDMFYRDKINNQVLFMEQNRLLISYTNFNYINANSQAMELNAAAVFPNQLEYLRCFLYGNPINGCTVMFKREIFGAIGMFDEALPYTHDYDLWYRAILNGYAPVMLNQSLTAYRRHEGMGTLRHYDVIMAEAAATSARYHAPLSALIASMGG; via the coding sequence ATGAAGCCCAGAGTATCCGTAGTTATTCCTTTTTACAATTGCCCTTATATTGAGCAGGCGCTGCAGAGCGCTATGAGCCAATCCTGGCAGCCTTATGAGATTATCGTAGTGGATGACGGTTCTACTCTGCATGCAGAGCGGATTACCCCTTATCTGCCCTACATTCACTATCTGGGCAAGGCCAACGGCGGCACCGCTTCGGCACTTAACCATGGTATTAGGCATGCCACGGGAGATTATGTAGTCTGGCTCAGCTCGGATGATATGTTCTATCGTGACAAGATCAATAATCAGGTTCTGTTCATGGAACAGAACCGTTTGCTGATCTCGTACACCAACTTCAACTACATTAACGCAAACTCGCAGGCGATGGAGCTGAATGCTGCGGCCGTATTCCCGAACCAGCTTGAATATCTGCGCTGCTTCCTGTACGGCAATCCCATCAACGGCTGTACGGTAATGTTCAAGCGGGAGATCTTCGGAGCCATCGGGATGTTCGATGAAGCGCTGCCGTATACCCATGATTATGATCTGTGGTACCGGGCGATTCTGAATGGTTATGCACCGGTGATGCTGAACCAGTCCTTGACGGCTTACCGCCGGCATGAGGGAATGGGCACGCTCAGACACTACGATGTCATTATGGCTGAAGCTGCAGCAACCAGTGCCCGTTATCACGCTCCGTTAAGCGCCCTGATTGCCTCCATGGGCGGCTAG
- a CDS encoding NAD(P)-dependent oxidoreductase has translation MSGRRRLLITGASGFTGRHAVAYFAAGGAEVTAVVRREPEAGLFPEGVQQVVCDLGDRRAVAAMIGAVKPDQVLHLAGKNSVPESWQDPLLYMETNVMATLYLLEALRVQPASRILVAGSRLKYRPGATDPPHPYSLSKTLEELVSLAWGTLFAQPVLMAEPSNLIGPGPSTGFCSLLAQHIVRSEAAAVAGSAAPAAFRLSSRHALRDFLDVRDAVRAYGFILDSGETGRIYRIDSGTERELGEIAAKLLAHAAAPVRMDWGPQEEHSRGNPSLSSAVPAKPPFESADTKGTPEASGDYAAMSGWKPEIALDRSLADIIRYTRAGKEGRLL, from the coding sequence ATGAGCGGGCGGCGGCGTCTCCTTATTACCGGAGCTTCCGGCTTTACCGGCAGGCATGCCGTGGCCTATTTTGCCGCCGGAGGAGCGGAGGTGACTGCTGTAGTCCGCCGCGAGCCAGAAGCAGGGCTGTTCCCGGAGGGTGTTCAGCAGGTTGTCTGTGACCTGGGGGACCGCAGGGCTGTAGCGGCAATGATTGGAGCGGTGAAGCCGGATCAGGTGCTGCACCTGGCAGGCAAGAATTCGGTCCCGGAGTCCTGGCAGGACCCGCTGCTCTACATGGAAACCAATGTAATGGCTACTCTATATTTGCTTGAGGCGCTGCGTGTCCAGCCGGCCAGCCGTATTCTGGTGGCCGGCTCCCGGCTTAAGTACAGACCGGGTGCGACAGACCCGCCTCACCCCTACAGCCTCAGTAAGACGCTGGAAGAGCTGGTATCGCTGGCCTGGGGAACACTGTTTGCACAGCCGGTGCTGATGGCGGAGCCCTCGAACCTGATTGGGCCTGGTCCGTCCACCGGCTTCTGTTCCCTGCTGGCACAGCATATTGTACGCAGTGAAGCAGCTGCCGTAGCCGGATCGGCTGCTCCTGCTGCCTTTCGGCTCTCCTCGCGCCATGCGCTGCGTGATTTTCTGGATGTACGTGATGCGGTCAGGGCGTATGGCTTCATTCTGGATTCGGGAGAGACCGGCAGGATCTACCGCATCGATTCCGGGACAGAGCGGGAACTGGGAGAGATTGCAGCGAAGCTGCTGGCTCATGCTGCGGCTCCGGTAAGGATGGACTGGGGGCCGCAGGAGGAGCACAGCCGGGGCAATCCTTCCCTGTCATCTGCCGTTCCGGCGAAGCCTCCATTTGAATCTGCTGATACTAAGGGAACGCCTGAAGCATCGGGGGACTATGCTGCTATGTCCGGCTGGAAGCCGGAGATTGCGCTGGACCGTTCACTGGCAGATATAATCCGCTATACAAGAGCCGGTAAGGAAGGAAGGTTGTTATGA
- a CDS encoding SDR family oxidoreductase, with translation MKLLILGGNGMAGHMLAEYFRRQGKHHIFHTTRDKKDLGGLYLDADDIAGVEKLVEIVSPHCIINAMGVLNQFAERDRIGAYHVNGFLPHRLRRAADQIHARLIHISSDCVFEGTRGGYTEDDAADGTSVYALTKSLGEVRDPGHLTIRTSIIGPEIRSGGIGLMEWFLAQKGRVTGYECVMWNGVTTLELAKAVDSLLDSDLSGLIHLAHPQPVSKYQLLQMMQAAFHKEDVEIIPQQTPVQDRTLISTRSDVTIELPSYPRMLSELEGFMRSSELPT, from the coding sequence GTGAAGCTCCTTATTCTCGGCGGAAATGGTATGGCAGGTCATATGCTGGCGGAGTATTTTCGCCGCCAGGGCAAGCACCACATCTTCCATACAACCCGGGATAAGAAGGATCTTGGAGGGTTGTATCTGGACGCCGACGACATCGCCGGTGTAGAAAAGCTGGTTGAAATCGTCTCCCCCCATTGCATTATTAATGCGATGGGGGTACTCAATCAATTCGCCGAACGGGACCGGATCGGCGCGTACCATGTCAACGGATTCCTGCCCCACCGCCTGCGGAGGGCAGCGGACCAGATTCATGCCCGGCTCATCCACATCAGCTCCGACTGCGTGTTCGAAGGAACACGCGGTGGATACACAGAGGATGATGCCGCGGATGGAACCTCGGTCTACGCCCTTACCAAGAGTCTTGGAGAAGTGCGTGATCCCGGACATCTTACGATCCGCACCTCCATTATCGGGCCTGAGATCCGTTCTGGCGGAATCGGCCTCATGGAATGGTTCCTGGCCCAGAAGGGCCGGGTAACCGGATATGAATGCGTGATGTGGAATGGAGTCACTACCCTGGAGCTGGCCAAAGCCGTCGACTCCTTACTGGACTCGGATCTCTCCGGGCTGATTCATCTGGCCCACCCGCAGCCCGTAAGCAAATATCAGCTGCTGCAGATGATGCAGGCGGCATTTCATAAAGAGGATGTTGAGATCATCCCGCAGCAGACACCAGTTCAGGACCGGACGCTGATCAGCACGAGAAGCGATGTTACGATTGAGCTGCCGTCCTATCCCCGGATGCTTAGCGAGCTTGAGGGCTTTATGCGCAGCTCAGAGCTGCCGACATGA
- a CDS encoding polysaccharide biosynthesis protein produces MFNNKRILVTGGTGSWGHELIRQLLPQHPKEIIVFSRSESAQVAMSREFEDQRLSFIIGDIRDKDALVAACRGVDYVFHLAALKHVPVCEDQPYEALKTNVVGTQNVIEAAIANNVEKAIYISTDKAANPSNFYGMTKAIGEKLFVYANLIGSGTKFVTVRGGNVLGTNGSVVHLFMKQIKDKGQVKITDMNMTRFFFTLRDAITLLFKASDVSIGGEIFVMTMPTCRIVDLADVLIEASGRTDVSMIETGIRPGEKIHEILMSDFESLTTVVYDEQYLVILPTLDMPELKEHYRHFPHVSFSSFSSENHLMEQAEIKAILIRGGFLQ; encoded by the coding sequence ATGTTCAATAATAAACGGATTCTGGTTACAGGCGGTACCGGTTCCTGGGGGCATGAGCTGATCCGGCAGCTGCTGCCGCAGCATCCCAAAGAAATCATCGTATTCTCCCGCAGTGAGTCTGCACAGGTAGCCATGAGCCGTGAATTTGAAGATCAGCGTCTCAGCTTCATCATCGGCGATATCCGTGACAAGGATGCGCTGGTGGCAGCCTGCCGGGGGGTGGATTATGTCTTCCATCTGGCCGCACTTAAGCATGTACCCGTCTGCGAAGACCAGCCGTACGAGGCACTCAAGACGAATGTGGTCGGTACACAGAATGTCATTGAAGCGGCGATTGCCAACAATGTGGAGAAGGCGATCTACATCTCTACCGACAAGGCAGCTAATCCGTCGAACTTCTACGGCATGACCAAGGCCATCGGCGAGAAGCTATTCGTCTATGCCAATCTGATCGGCTCAGGCACCAAGTTTGTTACCGTGCGCGGAGGCAATGTGCTGGGGACGAACGGCAGCGTGGTCCATCTGTTCATGAAGCAGATCAAGGACAAGGGACAGGTAAAGATTACGGATATGAACATGACCCGGTTCTTTTTCACCCTGCGCGATGCCATTACCCTGTTGTTCAAGGCTTCCGATGTCAGTATCGGCGGCGAGATCTTCGTCATGACCATGCCGACCTGCCGGATCGTGGATTTGGCGGATGTGCTGATCGAAGCTTCCGGGCGGACGGATGTCAGTATGATTGAGACCGGCATCCGCCCGGGTGAGAAAATCCATGAGATCCTGATGAGCGATTTCGAGAGCCTGACTACGGTGGTCTACGATGAGCAGTACCTGGTTATTCTGCCTACGCTAGATATGCCGGAGCTGAAGGAGCATTACCGTCATTTCCCCCATGTGTCCTTCAGCAGCTTCAGCTCCGAGAATCATCTGATGGAGCAGGCTGAAATCAAGGCTATCCTGATCCGGGGAGGGTTCCTCCAGTGA
- the wecB gene encoding UDP-N-acetylglucosamine 2-epimerase (non-hydrolyzing): protein MKIMTILGTRPEIIRLSVIIPLLDRYADRHVLVHTGQNFTASLSGVFFAELGLRAPDYVLQDKQAGLGGQLAAMFGSLESILLQEQPDRVLLLGDTNSALCAILAERMGIPVVHMEAGNRCYDLKVPEEKNRRVIDAVSTINMPYTQQSKRHLLSEGFPSQRIVLTGNPIHEVITHYEEQIAASDILSRLKLEAGRYLLVTAHRAENVDDPESLLQIMTGLNLVAEQLELRLICSIHPRTRSKLTEQFPLTMNPLVEFHEPFGFFDFVHLERYALCAITDSGTVQEECCLMGVPTVTIRRTTERPETVDCGSNVVSGVEQNSILRCTVLMTSLKPDWEAPEGYLAQGVSVKVVKFLLGGNLHVQ, encoded by the coding sequence ATGAAGATCATGACGATTTTGGGCACACGGCCCGAGATCATCCGCCTTAGCGTCATCATTCCGCTGCTGGACCGGTATGCGGATCGGCATGTACTGGTGCATACGGGACAGAATTTCACGGCCAGCCTCAGCGGGGTATTCTTCGCCGAGCTGGGACTCCGCGCACCGGACTATGTGCTACAGGATAAGCAGGCCGGACTCGGGGGCCAGCTGGCCGCCATGTTCGGCAGCCTGGAGAGCATTCTGCTCCAGGAGCAGCCGGACCGCGTGCTGCTGCTGGGTGATACCAACAGTGCGCTGTGTGCCATTCTGGCCGAGCGGATGGGCATCCCTGTGGTGCATATGGAAGCAGGCAACCGCTGTTACGATCTGAAAGTGCCGGAGGAGAAAAACCGCCGTGTCATAGATGCCGTCTCCACCATAAATATGCCGTATACCCAGCAGAGTAAAAGACATCTGCTCAGCGAAGGGTTCCCCAGCCAGCGTATCGTGCTAACCGGTAATCCCATCCATGAGGTGATCACGCATTACGAAGAGCAGATCGCAGCCAGTGACATCCTGTCCCGGCTGAAGCTTGAAGCCGGCCGGTATCTGCTGGTGACCGCGCACCGGGCCGAGAATGTCGATGATCCGGAGTCGCTGCTCCAGATTATGACCGGGCTGAACCTGGTGGCTGAGCAGTTGGAGCTCCGCCTGATCTGCAGCATCCATCCCCGTACACGCTCCAAGCTTACGGAGCAGTTCCCGCTGACTATGAACCCGCTGGTGGAGTTTCACGAGCCCTTCGGATTTTTTGACTTTGTTCATCTGGAACGTTATGCCCTGTGCGCCATTACCGACAGCGGCACCGTTCAAGAAGAATGTTGCCTGATGGGAGTACCTACGGTGACCATACGCCGGACAACAGAACGTCCGGAGACCGTCGATTGCGGAAGTAATGTAGTGTCCGGGGTAGAACAGAACAGCATTCTGCGCTGCACCGTGCTGATGACGTCGCTTAAGCCCGATTGGGAGGCGCCGGAAGGGTATCTTGCCCAAGGTGTCTCGGTAAAGGTAGTTAAATTTCTGCTTGGAGGGAACCTGCATGTTCAATAA
- a CDS encoding glycosyltransferase family 4 protein: MAAPQPFAEEHRDNMADKATIVLFSHVSNTRSITGAEKLLLFFSRELSPYFNCILVAPQDGKLTQLARSYGLHVRLMSIPLVYGVYTPYAGLPADIRKLQEGREYHELTHWLAELRPSFVITSTCVHALPPIAAKSLGIPVIWKISETITDNEYTPVSVELIHNHSDEILAISQTAAACFPEEIRDSKVTQLPPSWSDADLLFEAWSKLRGERRSELKIAPGDPLIGYVSSFINKEKGLEHFVKMAVLVHQQHPDARYLVVGTPGDKSYYERCVRKVKLEGLTSRFRFVGYEECLPAAYCAMDLLVVPSLIREGFGMTALEGYAFSKPVVAYDSGGLREILNAAGCGELLVPAGDIDALAGRVNALLADQAMAAGIGRQAREHIEAVYGPAAYRARLQGLAERWHLRYCLQPPQLIGGPEAPPAAAPAGGKSAPAAEPPRGKTGRRAARLRAAKLRRGRLRRAKSRSGAAGKSPRRKSRKKRAAGSARRRASGGGKKRRAGHAGSRRSKRRRKAS; this comes from the coding sequence ATGGCTGCTCCACAGCCCTTCGCAGAGGAGCACCGAGACAACATGGCCGACAAAGCGACGATCGTCCTCTTTTCCCATGTCTCCAACACACGCAGTATTACGGGTGCGGAGAAGCTGCTGTTATTCTTCAGCCGGGAGCTGTCTCCTTACTTCAATTGTATCCTCGTAGCTCCGCAGGACGGGAAGCTGACACAGCTGGCCCGGAGCTACGGCCTTCATGTCCGGCTGATGTCTATTCCGCTGGTCTATGGAGTGTACACCCCCTATGCCGGTCTTCCGGCAGATATCCGCAAGTTGCAAGAGGGCCGGGAATATCATGAGCTGACGCATTGGCTTGCGGAGCTCCGCCCGTCCTTCGTGATCACCAGCACTTGTGTGCATGCCCTGCCGCCAATCGCGGCGAAGTCACTGGGTATACCGGTGATCTGGAAGATCTCAGAGACCATCACAGACAACGAGTACACCCCGGTCAGCGTAGAGCTGATCCACAACCACAGCGATGAGATTCTGGCGATTTCACAGACAGCGGCAGCGTGCTTCCCTGAGGAGATCCGCGATAGCAAGGTGACCCAGCTGCCTCCGTCATGGAGTGACGCGGATTTGTTGTTCGAGGCCTGGAGCAAGCTGCGCGGCGAACGGCGGAGTGAGCTGAAGATTGCCCCGGGAGACCCGCTGATCGGCTATGTCTCTTCCTTCATTAATAAAGAGAAGGGGCTGGAGCATTTCGTCAAGATGGCGGTTCTGGTGCATCAGCAGCATCCGGATGCCCGCTACCTCGTAGTGGGGACTCCGGGGGATAAAAGCTACTATGAGCGCTGTGTCCGCAAGGTGAAGCTGGAGGGACTGACCTCACGCTTCCGGTTCGTCGGATATGAAGAATGTCTGCCGGCCGCTTACTGCGCGATGGACCTGCTCGTTGTCCCCAGCCTGATCCGGGAAGGCTTCGGCATGACGGCCCTGGAGGGCTATGCCTTCAGCAAGCCGGTCGTCGCTTATGATTCCGGCGGCCTGCGGGAGATCCTGAACGCCGCAGGCTGCGGCGAGCTGCTCGTGCCGGCTGGAGATATCGACGCGCTGGCCGGGCGGGTGAACGCGCTGCTGGCCGACCAGGCGATGGCGGCCGGCATTGGCCGGCAGGCGCGGGAGCACATCGAGGCCGTCTACGGCCCGGCGGCTTACCGCGCCCGGCTGCAAGGCTTAGCGGAGAGATGGCATCTCCGCTACTGCCTCCAGCCGCCGCAGCTCATCGGCGGCCCGGAAGCCCCGCCCGCTGCTGCGCCGGCGGGCGGGAAGAGCGCCCCCGCGGCAGAGCCGCCGCGGGGGAAGACCGGGCGCCGCGCTGCAAGGCTGCGGGCCGCGAAGTTGCGGCGCGGCAGGCTGCGCCGCGCCAAGTCCCGGAGCGGCGCAGCGGGAAAGAGCCCGCGCCGTAAGAGCCGTAAGAAGCGTGCGGCAGGCTCCGCGCGCAGGCGGGCCAGCGGCGGCGGCAAGAAGCGCCGCGCGGGCCATGCCGGAAGCCGCCGGAGCAAGCGGCGGCGTAAGGCATCCTGA
- a CDS encoding glycosyltransferase, which yields MNNEFIMPAPPLPRTPAEEEKLRGRLTGFKGGYDEGYLRGRLAVLDGRPEEPQPVRNIHVMYVASGKGYPYSPLDDAVLFALQRLTAQVTITDVRQNLVELASAQRPDLVLVLDGLDLPLEQVAILRGRGIKTAIWLTDDPYYTDFTMKIVAHYDYVFTLERNCVEIYRGLGCAEVHYLPFAAHREHYRPTIGRSLVSREVSFIGSAYWNRINFFRDIMPELMSYNTVINGIWWDRLPEAPLYGERIEIGKWMSPQETAVAYSGSKIVINLHRSHIDDVVNNNTLYIPAVSPNPRTFEIAASGTLQLSDARDDLGSFYKVGEEIDTFSSPRELMDKIQYYLTHEEERREMSLRAFERTLRDHTYTRRLSQLLTIIYG from the coding sequence ATGAACAACGAATTTATTATGCCTGCCCCGCCGTTGCCGAGAACCCCTGCGGAGGAAGAGAAGTTGCGGGGACGTCTGACTGGCTTCAAGGGCGGTTATGACGAAGGCTATCTGCGGGGACGGCTGGCCGTGCTGGACGGACGCCCGGAGGAGCCGCAGCCGGTAAGGAATATCCATGTGATGTACGTGGCTTCGGGCAAGGGCTATCCCTATTCTCCGCTGGATGATGCGGTACTCTTCGCACTCCAGCGGTTAACAGCTCAGGTCACGATTACCGATGTGCGCCAGAATCTGGTGGAGCTGGCTTCTGCCCAGCGTCCCGACCTGGTGCTGGTGCTGGATGGTCTGGATTTGCCGCTGGAGCAGGTAGCCATTCTGCGCGGCCGGGGCATCAAGACCGCGATCTGGCTAACCGATGATCCGTATTACACCGATTTCACTATGAAGATTGTGGCCCATTATGACTATGTATTCACACTGGAGCGTAATTGCGTAGAGATCTACCGCGGCCTTGGCTGCGCGGAGGTCCACTATCTGCCCTTTGCCGCGCACCGCGAACATTACCGTCCGACTATCGGACGTTCACTGGTCAGCCGTGAGGTCAGCTTCATCGGATCCGCCTACTGGAACCGGATCAATTTCTTCCGCGATATTATGCCGGAGCTGATGAGCTATAACACGGTCATTAACGGAATCTGGTGGGACCGGTTGCCCGAAGCGCCGCTCTATGGCGAGCGGATTGAGATCGGCAAGTGGATGTCTCCTCAGGAGACGGCCGTAGCCTATAGCGGTTCGAAGATTGTGATCAACCTTCACCGCTCGCATATCGATGATGTTGTCAACAATAACACGCTGTATATTCCGGCCGTATCGCCGAATCCGCGTACGTTCGAGATTGCTGCCAGCGGCACGCTGCAGCTCAGTGATGCCCGTGACGATCTCGGTTCCTTCTACAAGGTGGGCGAAGAGATCGACACCTTCTCCAGCCCCCGCGAGCTGATGGACAAAATCCAGTACTATCTGACACACGAGGAAGAGCGCCGGGAAATGTCCCTCCGTGCCTTCGAACGGACACTGAGGGATCATACGTACACCAGACGTCTGAGTCAGTTGCTCACTATTATTTACGGGTAA
- a CDS encoding DUF3880 domain-containing protein, giving the protein MKTKKRGGLPRDYRDGYLEGYHLGLCEAVKRLNTPEVGECQPFRLMYVPQGFQAIDTGVAEALRLLVSELIICSPETMLEVAARELPGAVLVMNGLHVFPENHLEQIMAIRQLGIPAAIWFVDDPYFTEDTSVICRHYDYVFTHELGCVEFYRSLGTASVHYLPLCVNPQMFYPRHTGPQYHYDVVFIGNAFRNRTELFDELVPFLRGKKVLIAGGFWERLTHFEELSPYIREGFIPPEETANYYSGAKLVINIHRPWEGGMDNRNTFQLPSLSINPRTYEISACGTMQLTDIRQDLDIHYKPGRDLETFASADELKRKIDYYLKHEKERRQYALRGLQTTLRRHTFTSRLPHLLGVLTSARG; this is encoded by the coding sequence GTGAAAACAAAAAAGAGAGGCGGGCTTCCACGGGATTACCGGGATGGTTATCTGGAAGGGTACCATCTCGGCCTGTGCGAAGCCGTGAAGCGCCTGAACACCCCTGAAGTGGGGGAATGCCAGCCGTTCAGGCTGATGTATGTTCCTCAGGGGTTTCAGGCCATCGATACGGGAGTCGCAGAAGCGCTGCGGCTGCTGGTAAGCGAGCTGATAATCTGTTCACCGGAAACCATGCTGGAGGTGGCAGCGCGCGAATTGCCGGGGGCGGTGCTGGTGATGAACGGGCTGCATGTATTTCCGGAGAATCATCTGGAACAAATTATGGCAATAAGACAGTTGGGGATCCCGGCGGCAATTTGGTTTGTGGATGATCCTTATTTCACCGAGGACACATCCGTTATCTGCCGGCATTATGATTATGTGTTCACGCATGAGCTGGGCTGTGTGGAATTCTACCGTTCGCTGGGGACGGCGTCTGTGCACTACCTTCCGCTGTGCGTCAACCCCCAGATGTTCTACCCGCGCCACACCGGACCACAATATCACTATGATGTCGTGTTCATTGGTAATGCCTTCCGCAACCGCACGGAGCTGTTCGATGAACTGGTCCCCTTCCTGCGGGGGAAAAAGGTGCTGATCGCCGGCGGATTCTGGGAGCGGCTGACTCACTTCGAGGAGCTGTCTCCTTACATCAGAGAGGGCTTCATCCCGCCGGAGGAGACGGCCAATTACTACAGCGGCGCTAAGCTGGTTATCAATATCCACCGGCCCTGGGAAGGAGGGATGGACAACCGGAATACGTTCCAGCTTCCGTCCCTCTCCATTAATCCCCGGACCTATGAGATCAGTGCCTGCGGGACGATGCAGCTGACTGATATCCGTCAGGATCTGGATATTCACTACAAGCCGGGCCGGGATCTGGAGACCTTCGCTTCTGCCGATGAGCTGAAGCGCAAAATTGATTATTACCTGAAGCATGAGAAGGAACGCCGCCAGTATGCGCTGCGGGGACTGCAGACCACGCTGCGCCGGCATACCTTTACTTCGCGTCTGCCTCATTTACTGGGTGTTCTTACTTCAGCAAGAGGGTGA
- a CDS encoding AAA family ATPase, translated as MLYLRHVELLRDAVPSFGSYPFNLPVVRTLERLAFQKQVTFLVGENSSGKSTLLEGIAAAWGFNPEGGTLNFSFNTRASHSSLYEYLRIAKGVKRPRDGFFLRAESYYNVATYIDELDEDPEAGRPIKSSYGGSSLHEQSHGESFFSTFVHRFSGQGIYILDEPEAALSPVRQMSLLARMHELAGQNSQFIIATHSPILMSYPGADILLLEGESITPVALEDTAHYTVTRAFMMSREKMLRELLGDD; from the coding sequence ATGCTGTATCTGCGCCATGTCGAGCTGCTGCGCGATGCGGTCCCTTCCTTCGGGAGCTATCCGTTTAATCTGCCGGTGGTACGCACCTTGGAACGGCTTGCTTTTCAGAAGCAGGTTACTTTTCTTGTGGGGGAGAACAGTAGCGGGAAGTCTACCTTGCTGGAGGGCATTGCTGCTGCCTGGGGGTTCAATCCGGAAGGAGGGACGCTGAATTTCTCGTTTAATACCCGTGCCTCGCATTCCAGTCTCTATGAATATTTGCGGATTGCCAAAGGGGTGAAACGGCCGAGGGACGGATTTTTTCTGCGTGCGGAGAGTTACTACAATGTGGCTACTTACATCGATGAGCTGGATGAGGACCCCGAGGCAGGAAGACCCATTAAATCCTCCTATGGAGGGAGTTCTCTGCATGAGCAGTCGCATGGAGAATCCTTCTTCTCCACATTCGTTCACCGCTTCAGCGGACAGGGCATCTATATTCTGGACGAGCCTGAGGCTGCCTTGTCTCCCGTACGGCAAATGTCGCTGCTGGCGCGGATGCATGAGCTGGCGGGGCAGAATTCCCAGTTCATCATCGCCACCCACTCCCCGATTCTGATGTCCTATCCGGGTGCCGATATTCTTCTGCTGGAGGGAGAGAGCATTACGCCTGTTGCGCTTGAAGATACGGCTCATTACACGGTCACCCGCGCCTTCATGATGAGCCGGGAGAAGATGCTCCGTGAGCTGCTGGGCGATGACTAA
- a CDS encoding aspartyl-phosphate phosphatase Spo0E family protein produces MGNDEYKDKIEQARQELNKLALEYGMQDVRVLRQSVKLDALLNEYSDCNTEKDDQLY; encoded by the coding sequence ATGGGGAATGACGAATACAAAGATAAGATCGAACAGGCAAGACAGGAACTGAACAAACTGGCCTTGGAGTACGGGATGCAGGATGTCCGGGTACTCCGCCAATCGGTGAAGCTGGATGCGCTCCTGAATGAATACAGTGATTGTAATACGGAGAAGGATGACCAGCTTTATTAG